Proteins encoded in a region of the Microtus ochrogaster isolate Prairie Vole_2 chromosome 19, MicOch1.0, whole genome shotgun sequence genome:
- the LOC102001001 gene encoding 60S ribosomal protein L26-like, whose amino-acid sequence MKFNPFVTSDRSKNRKRHFNAPSHIRRKIMSSPLSKELRQKYNVRSMPIRKDDEVQVVRGHYKGQQIGKVVQVYRKKYIIYIERVQREKANGTTVHVGIHPSKVVITRLKLDKDRKKILERKAKSRQVGKEKGKYKEETIEKMQE is encoded by the coding sequence ATGAAGTTCAATCCATTTGTGACTTCTGACCGGAGCAAGAACCGCAAACGACATTTCAATGCACCTTCTCACATTCGGAGGAAGATCATGTCTTCCCCCCTTTCCAAAGAGCTGAGACAGAAGTACAATGTTCGCTCAATGCCCATTCGAAAGGATGACGAAGTTCAGGTTGTCCGGGGACACTACAAAGGCCAGCAGATTGGCAAAGTGGTCCAAGTATACAGGAAGAAATACATCATCTACATTGAACGGGTGCAGCGGGAAAAGGCTAATGGCACAACTGTCCACGTGGGCATCCACCCCAGCAAGGTGGTGATCACCAGGCTAAAGCTGGACAAAGACCGAAAGAAGATCCTGGAAAGGAAAGCCAAGTCTCGACaagtaggaaaggagaagggcaaaTACAAGGAAGAAACGATTGAGAAGATGCAGGAGTAG